The DNA segment AGAATTTCACCCGTTTTAGGATTTCTGGCAATGAGTGTTGAGCCCGCGATAGGCCCATCCACCACTCGTCCGGCGGCACGTCCGGCAGTGATTCGTTCGAGCATCACACGCCCGGCGGTTATACGCTCCAGCATGACTCGATTACCACCGGGTGCCTCATCGCAACTCTCAAGCACCAGAAGTGACATTGCCATGAGGATCAAACTCACCCAAAGCGCGGACTTTGTTTTTCCGCTGATCCCTTTTTTCTGAAAATGTGGCATGTTCATAAAGCCTCCCTAAACCGCTGAGATGTGTGATAAAGATTATGGATATTCTATTTCAGGTGGTACTCAAAAAATAAGAGATGTGGGACTCCAAAACTCACATTGTTTCAGGACCCTTCCGTAAATAGATCTTTTTCAGACGACAAAAGTTCAACACTATGGCCTTTTTATAACAGAAATTTGGAGCATGCTCCATCCCTCAAGTCGATTATTTTAGTAACCTTAATAATATCAAATCTCAATACTCCTCCGCTTGTCAGCAATTAACCTTGAAATCCACTGATAGAACCTGTTTAATTCGTCCTCAACCAAACCAAGCATCCCGGGTTGTGAATCGTGTTGATTTAAACTGTATGGGCTACCAATTTAAGCCGATACAGTTAAGTACCCGATCAAAAGTTTTTTAAATTACTCTGGTTCCTGACGTCTCGTCGGGAACCGTTCCATAATGCATCTCTGGTGCCCTTCCACGGCTCCTTGGCAAACCACCGGAGGTGGGATTATGACACGGTGCCGAAAAAGAAAAGTGTACCATTTATTTCTTGGCAGGGCCTAAGGGGATTGCTGAACAAAAGAAAAACTTCCAACAAAACGCTGATCACCGAACTTTTTGGCCGAAAAACAGCACAAAATCGGGTTAGCGTGTCGTTGGACAGGAGAGACAGTTACTCACAATCTGGTAGAAAATAAGAAGTCAGAGGAAATGATTTTTAATCCGAGGTGATCAACCATTGGATCAAAATCATGATCATCGTGCAGTAATAGCAAGTTTTCTTGAATACAAAACGTACCAATAAGAACATCCACTGTTTTACGGATAGTAATGCCTTGTTTTCTCAATCGCCTATAATTTATGGCGCTTTGCAGGGCTAGATCATATCCCCCTATTGTGCGACAAGGAAGAACATCTAA comes from the SAR324 cluster bacterium genome and includes:
- a CDS encoding PIN domain nuclease — its product is MILVDASVWISYFNGKIAWQTELLDQLLQTVPLLMGDLILTEVLQGFRFDRDFEKAKSHLDVLPCRTIGGYDLALQSAINYRRLRKQGITIRKTVDVLIGTFCIQENLLLLHDDHDFDPMVDHLGLKIISSDFLFSTRL